A portion of the Homalodisca vitripennis isolate AUS2020 chromosome 2, UT_GWSS_2.1, whole genome shotgun sequence genome contains these proteins:
- the LOC124355991 gene encoding digestive cysteine proteinase 1-like yields the protein MAKSLDRSKGVNKRLFESSSSESDIFGDDSDADPDFILPTSSEEEGYNVVARRPQNPAAHPGSSKATSRSPHPTPEKALPSRWRKRGQSSKERNKERRNEGYFITITQLQQACKISPGTNTSKYSVQRDSKRLRTKNVTMKLLLLSALVAVALSHPLEVSEEDHAQWELFKVAHEREYDTPEEELNRKNIFLENLQFVREHNEKFENGEVSFDVEINKFSDMTTEEFVTMMNGYKRTEGHERTGDAFDASENVTLPKNVDWRKKGAVTKVKDQGHCGASWTFSATGSLEGQHYLKTKKLVSLSEQNLMDCSVAQGNSGCRGGLAGNAFIYIQKNKGIDTEASYPYEAKKHKCRYNPKNKGATDNGYVGITSFSEPALQKAVATVGPISVAIDASHTSFKHYKSGVYQQAGCSTMVLGQAVLAVGYGTAKKGGDYWLVKNSWGTGWGMNGYVMMARNQNNMCGIASMGCYPKV from the exons ATGGCGAAATCATTAGATCGGAGTAAAGGTGTCAATAAACGGTTGTTTGAAAGCAGTTCGAGTGAAAGTGACATCTTTGGAGATGACAGTGATGCAGATCCAGATTTTATTCTCCCAACTTCATCAGAAGAAGAGGGTTATAAT GTAGTTGCAAGACGGCCACAAAATCCAGCAGCGCATCCTGGATCTTCCAAAGCTACCAGTAGGTCACCACATCCTACTCCAGAAAAGGCATTACCATCTCGTTGGAGAAAAAGAGGTCAGTCAAGCAAGGAACGAAACAAGGAAAGAAGAAATGAAG gTTACTTCATCACAATAACACAGCTACAACAGGCTTGCAAGATCTCCCCAGGaacaaatacttcaaaatattcaGTGCAAAGAGACTCTAAACGGCTACGCACTAAGAAT GTAACCATGAAACTCTTACTTCTATCTGCCCTGGTGGCCGTCGCCCTCTCCCATCCTCTGGAAGTGTCCGAGGAAGATCATGCTCAATGGGAACTGTTCAAG gtgGCTCACGAAAGGGAATACGATACACCAGAGGAAGAACTGAACAGAAAGAACATTTTCCTGGAAAACCTGCAGTTTGTGCGAGAGCACAATGAAAAGTTTGAAAATGGCGAAGTTTCTTTTGAtgttgaaatcaataaattttctgatatg ACCACCGAGGAGTTCGTGACCATGATGAATGGCTACAAGCGCACAGAGGGACACGAAAGGACTGGAGATGCTTTCGACGCCTCAGAGAACGTCACGCTTCCTAAGAATGTGGACTGGAGGAAGAAAGGAGCTGTCACTAAAGTTAAGGACCAAGGACACTGCGGAGCTAGCTGGACATTCAGTGCT ACTGGAAGTCTCGAGGGACAACACTACCTGAAGACTAAGAAGCTGGTGTCACTCAGTGAACAGAATCTTATGGACTGCTCAGTTGCTCAAGGAAACAGTGGATGTCGCGGTGGTCTTGCTGGTAATGCTTTCATTTACATACAAAAGAACAAAGGTATTGACACAGAGGCATCTTACCCCTACGAGGCTAAG aaacaCAAATGCCGCTACAACCCCAAGAACAAAGGAGCCACCGACAATGGATATGTTGGCATCACCTCATTCAGCGAGCCAGCTCTGCAGAAGGCTGTGGCCACGGTTGGGCCGATCTCAGTCGCCATTGATGCTAGCCACACTTCCTTTAAACACTACAAGAGTG GAGTGTACCAGCAAGCTGGCTGCTCTACTATGGTTCTAGGCCAAGCTGTTCTGGCTGTTGGGTACGGCACAGCCAAGAAAGGCGGCGATTACTGGCTGGTGAAGAACTCTTGGGGAACTGGCTGGGGCATGAACGGCTACGTCATGATGGCCAGAAACCAGAACAACATGTGTGGCATTGCCAGCATGGGCTGTTATCCCAAAGTTTAA